A genomic segment from Sorangium aterium encodes:
- a CDS encoding recombinase family protein — MSDKIQPQHLERRAIVYMRQSTLRQVYEHPESTSRQYALQQRAIALGWPADRIDVIDEDVGQSATSAQWRTGFQRLADDVAHGRIGAIFALEVSRLARCSADWYRLLDLCGFADVILADEHSVYTPRDSNDRLLLGLKGTMSEAEQMWMRLRLHGGKLSKARRGELFLHAATGYEWDEAACRFRFDPDEHIQRAVRLVFERFRLDGSAYAVMRYFADRGLKMPARSIATRELSWVPPRHSTILRMLHNPTYAGAYVFGRHEERIALVDGQLRRRRVTRLTQEAWKTCIRDRHPAYIPWEEFMANQRKLHNNRTHQTSPDQHGAAREGPALLQGLALCGKCGHRMATNYQGTLRRAHYECRAPITYAGGRHVCWTVSARAIDEAVARLFLEAAHPPDIEIGLAVVREAERQSSEVNRQWKLRLERARYEARLAERRYKAVDPDNRVVARTLERDWNEKLREVEALEREHQEICRREKVNITDEDRLRILSLTRDLTQVWNAPSTTHAERKNLLRMLVQQVTLSPIEVPARMTRVQLLWKTGVVSDFTVPRRSKDMAVATPPEAIELIQELVFAQKPDWVIADELNRRGLRTGRSARWSAMSVRWIRWRRGLRRPGLPPPSVRRPDQRADGLYSIHGVAARFQVTEHVVRYWVAKGWLKSVEGGGLGRTLWFKLDRATIKRLNEAKACGYGPRPRRHSQTRVQEKKQYA, encoded by the coding sequence ATGAGCGACAAGATCCAGCCGCAGCATCTGGAGCGTCGTGCGATCGTCTACATGCGCCAGTCCACGCTCCGCCAAGTCTACGAGCATCCTGAGTCTACGTCCCGGCAATACGCGCTGCAACAGCGTGCGATCGCGCTTGGCTGGCCTGCCGACCGTATCGACGTGATCGACGAGGACGTTGGTCAGAGCGCCACAAGCGCCCAGTGGCGCACCGGCTTCCAGCGGCTGGCCGATGATGTAGCGCACGGACGCATCGGCGCCATTTTCGCGCTGGAAGTCTCACGGCTCGCCCGCTGCTCTGCGGACTGGTACCGGCTGCTCGACTTGTGCGGTTTCGCCGATGTGATTCTCGCTGATGAGCACAGCGTCTACACTCCACGCGATTCCAACGATCGGCTGCTCCTTGGACTTAAGGGTACGATGAGCGAGGCAGAGCAAATGTGGATGCGCTTGCGACTGCACGGCGGAAAGCTCAGCAAGGCGCGTCGCGGAGAGCTCTTTCTTCACGCTGCAACCGGCTATGAATGGGATGAAGCTGCGTGCCGCTTCCGATTCGATCCGGACGAGCACATCCAGCGTGCTGTCCGCCTCGTCTTCGAACGCTTCCGCCTCGATGGGAGCGCCTACGCTGTGATGCGGTACTTCGCCGACCGTGGACTCAAGATGCCGGCGCGCAGCATCGCGACACGCGAGCTAAGCTGGGTGCCTCCGCGGCATAGTACGATCCTTCGCATGCTTCATAATCCGACGTACGCCGGTGCGTACGTCTTTGGTCGACATGAGGAACGCATCGCCCTTGTTGACGGTCAACTGCGTCGCCGCCGCGTGACCCGTCTGACGCAAGAGGCATGGAAGACATGCATTCGCGATCGCCATCCGGCCTACATTCCATGGGAGGAATTCATGGCCAACCAACGAAAGCTGCATAACAACCGGACCCATCAAACATCGCCGGATCAGCACGGGGCCGCTCGTGAAGGACCGGCCTTGCTCCAAGGCCTCGCGTTGTGTGGCAAGTGTGGTCACCGCATGGCCACGAATTATCAAGGCACGCTGCGACGCGCACACTATGAATGCCGAGCCCCGATCACATATGCCGGCGGTCGGCATGTGTGCTGGACCGTTTCGGCGCGGGCCATCGATGAGGCGGTCGCGAGGCTCTTTCTGGAGGCGGCCCATCCGCCTGATATCGAAATTGGTCTGGCTGTCGTCCGCGAAGCAGAGCGACAGTCAAGCGAGGTGAACCGCCAGTGGAAGCTGCGACTGGAGCGGGCGCGGTATGAGGCGCGGCTGGCGGAGCGTCGGTATAAGGCAGTCGACCCGGACAATCGCGTCGTCGCGCGCACGCTTGAACGCGATTGGAATGAAAAGCTTCGCGAGGTCGAGGCGTTGGAACGAGAGCACCAGGAGATCTGCCGACGCGAAAAGGTCAATATCACCGACGAGGACCGTCTCCGCATCTTGTCGCTTACCAGAGACCTCACTCAGGTCTGGAACGCGCCATCCACCACGCACGCCGAGCGGAAGAATCTTCTCCGCATGCTCGTCCAGCAAGTGACCTTGAGCCCCATCGAGGTTCCTGCGCGCATGACCCGCGTGCAACTGCTCTGGAAGACGGGCGTGGTCAGCGACTTCACCGTTCCGCGACGCAGCAAGGACATGGCTGTGGCAACGCCTCCCGAAGCGATCGAGCTTATCCAAGAGCTTGTCTTTGCTCAGAAGCCCGACTGGGTGATCGCCGATGAGCTCAACCGTCGCGGCCTGCGCACGGGACGCAGCGCGCGGTGGAGCGCGATGTCTGTCCGCTGGATCCGCTGGCGCCGCGGCCTGCGGCGCCCGGGCCTCCCGCCCCCCTCCGTACGTCGGCCGGACCAGCGCGCCGACGGCCTGTATTCCATCCACGGCGTCGCTGCGCGCTTTCAGGTCACCGAGCACGTCGTGCGCTACTGGGTCGCAAAAGGCTGGCTGAAAAGCGTCGAGGGGGGCGGCCTCGGTCGCACTTTGTGGTTCAAGCTCGACCGGGCAACGATCAAACGTCTGAACGAGGCCAAGGCCTGCGGCTACGGCCCGCGACCGCGAAGACATTCCCAAACCCGCGTGCAGGAGAAGAAGCAGTATGCGTAG
- the ltrA gene encoding group II intron reverse transcriptase/maturase — protein MRDRVVQMAAKLVLEPIFEADFRPNSYGFRPRRSATEALETLRKLGARGGNHVLDADIRDYFGSIDHDKLMKLVERRVSDRRVLKLLRQWLRCGVMDEGREVATLSGTPQGGVISPLLSNIFLHVLDAAWERHGAHLGTLVRYADDFVIVCSTRSACEQAEKRVREVLARLGLELHPDKTRRVDLSWGKEGFDFLGCHLRKRMSGPIWEQSRRRVYFLQRWPSQRSMRRVRQRVKELTGRARNGVKDVRVLIRDLNPVLRGWGNYFRTGNAADKFNQIDSYVWRRLCGFLVKRKGRNLRAGETEGWTRDFFVEGHGLYRLRGTIQYPEAA, from the coding sequence ATCCGGGACCGGGTGGTGCAGATGGCGGCGAAGCTTGTGCTGGAGCCGATCTTCGAGGCGGACTTTCGTCCGAACTCGTACGGCTTCCGGCCTCGTCGCAGCGCGACAGAGGCGCTGGAGACCCTCCGCAAGCTGGGAGCTCGCGGAGGCAACCACGTCCTGGACGCGGACATCCGCGACTACTTCGGCAGCATCGACCACGACAAGCTGATGAAGCTGGTCGAGCGACGCGTCTCGGATCGGCGGGTACTCAAGCTGCTGCGGCAGTGGCTCCGGTGCGGGGTGATGGACGAGGGGCGCGAAGTAGCGACGCTCTCTGGGACACCGCAGGGCGGCGTGATCTCGCCGCTCTTGTCGAACATCTTCCTGCACGTGCTCGATGCGGCGTGGGAGCGCCACGGTGCCCACCTGGGCACGCTGGTGCGCTACGCGGACGACTTCGTGATCGTGTGCAGCACGAGGTCGGCGTGCGAGCAGGCCGAGAAGCGCGTGCGCGAGGTGCTCGCGCGGCTCGGTCTGGAGCTCCACCCGGACAAGACGAGGCGGGTGGATCTCTCCTGGGGCAAGGAGGGCTTCGACTTCCTCGGCTGCCACCTGCGCAAGCGCATGAGCGGGCCGATCTGGGAGCAGTCACGCCGGCGCGTGTACTTTCTCCAGCGCTGGCCTTCTCAGCGCAGTATGAGGCGGGTGCGGCAGCGCGTGAAGGAGCTGACCGGTCGAGCCAGGAACGGCGTGAAGGACGTGCGGGTGCTGATCCGCGACCTGAACCCGGTGCTGCGCGGCTGGGGCAACTACTTCCGCACCGGGAATGCGGCGGACAAGTTCAACCAGATCGACAGCTACGTGTGGCGGCGGCTCTGTGGCTTCCTCGTGAAGCGCAAGGGGCGCAACCTGCGGGCGGGCGAGACCGAGGGTTGGACGCGCGACTTCTTCGTCGAAGGCCACGGGCTGTACCGCCTGCGCGGGACCATCCAGTACCCGGAGGCTGCGTAA
- a CDS encoding DUF6968 family protein, which translates to MDQKDSPIAERRYSVEGQPGREIILKIGRPFEVSPPGVDWACPVVFEGLDDGCSKCVYGIDGVQAIQLAMQYARNQLEASGLQLLWMNEEPGDLGLPRPIESTLGVWFQRELEQMVESEQRRMHEIVLKLGEVRERRRKSTGA; encoded by the coding sequence ATGGATCAGAAGGATTCGCCGATCGCGGAGCGTCGCTACAGCGTGGAAGGTCAGCCTGGGCGAGAAATCATCTTGAAGATTGGGCGGCCATTCGAGGTGAGCCCTCCTGGGGTGGACTGGGCGTGTCCCGTCGTCTTCGAGGGCCTGGACGACGGATGCAGCAAGTGCGTGTACGGGATCGACGGTGTGCAGGCGATCCAGCTCGCGATGCAGTACGCGCGCAATCAGCTGGAGGCCTCCGGGCTGCAGCTCCTGTGGATGAACGAGGAGCCGGGCGATCTGGGGCTCCCGCGCCCGATCGAGAGCACGCTCGGCGTATGGTTTCAGCGCGAGCTCGAGCAGATGGTGGAGAGTGAGCAACGCAGGATGCACGAGATCGTGCTCAAGCTCGGCGAGGTGCGCGAGCGGCGCCGGAAATCGACCGGAGCCTAG
- a CDS encoding D-alanine--D-alanine ligase family protein produces the protein MRNPAKVRVAVLFGGRSAEHEISLLSARFVVEALDRDRFEPVLIGIDKSGRWLLQEEALLLSAARDPRLARLNEAMPEIALDAHPGPAGEAMLTVPGGSRSPIDVVFPVLHGPTGEDGCVQGLLELAGVPYVGSGVLGSAVGMDKDVMKRLLREAEIPIVPHVTLRRAAWDRDRGACIEQIAALSAPGSAGFGPIFVKPANLGSSVGVRRVKARSEIEAAVEHAFEFDLKIVCEQGIEGVREIECSVLGDDDPIASVPGEIVVGHADGFYSYAAKYIDADGATIRIPADLSPAEANAVQLVALRAFRALEASGMARVDLFLSPDRALYVNEINTIPGFTAISMYPKLWEASGIPARELIERLIALALERGARKARLRTSA, from the coding sequence ATGCGGAACCCCGCGAAGGTGCGCGTCGCCGTCCTGTTCGGCGGCCGCTCGGCCGAGCACGAGATCTCCCTCCTGTCCGCCCGCTTCGTCGTCGAGGCGCTCGACCGCGACCGCTTCGAGCCGGTGCTCATCGGCATCGACAAGTCCGGCCGCTGGCTGCTCCAGGAAGAGGCGCTGCTCCTCAGCGCGGCGCGCGACCCCCGCCTCGCCCGGCTGAACGAGGCGATGCCGGAGATCGCCCTCGACGCCCACCCTGGGCCCGCCGGCGAGGCCATGCTGACCGTGCCGGGCGGCTCGCGCTCCCCGATCGACGTGGTCTTCCCCGTCCTGCACGGGCCCACGGGCGAGGACGGCTGCGTCCAGGGCCTCCTCGAGCTCGCCGGGGTCCCGTACGTCGGCTCCGGCGTGCTCGGCTCCGCCGTGGGGATGGACAAGGACGTGATGAAGCGCCTGCTCCGCGAGGCGGAGATCCCCATCGTGCCCCACGTCACGCTCCGCCGGGCCGCGTGGGACCGCGATCGCGGCGCGTGCATCGAGCAGATCGCCGCCCTCTCCGCCCCCGGCAGCGCCGGCTTCGGGCCGATCTTCGTCAAGCCCGCGAACCTCGGGTCGTCCGTCGGCGTCCGGCGCGTCAAGGCGCGCTCCGAGATCGAGGCGGCCGTCGAGCACGCCTTCGAGTTCGACCTGAAGATCGTCTGCGAGCAGGGCATCGAGGGCGTGCGTGAAATCGAGTGCTCCGTGCTCGGCGACGACGACCCCATCGCCTCCGTGCCCGGCGAGATCGTGGTCGGGCACGCCGACGGCTTCTACTCCTACGCCGCGAAGTACATCGACGCCGACGGCGCCACGATCCGGATCCCGGCCGACCTCTCCCCGGCCGAGGCGAACGCCGTGCAGCTGGTCGCGCTCCGCGCGTTCCGCGCGCTGGAGGCGTCGGGGATGGCCCGCGTCGACCTCTTCCTCTCGCCCGATCGCGCGCTCTACGTGAACGAGATCAACACCATCCCCGGCTTCACGGCGATCTCGATGTACCCGAAGCTCTGGGAGGCGAGCGGCATCCCCGCGCGCGAGCTGATCGAGCGCCTCATCGCGCTCGCGCTCGAGCGCGGCGCGCGGAAGGCCCGCCTCAGGACGAGCGCCTAG
- a CDS encoding GHMP family kinase ATP-binding protein, whose product MSIPCAGSLSAPRTLRSPLWRAASSAPMRVSFAGGGSDLPGIARQDGGRVVGAAIDLRVRVIVEPFDRGWVRLELAARGEGRAEPHPTEGAGAAGGGRVLLRRRADPPRDDVAFRLIEATLSAAGVGDGVALRVESETSPGAGLGGSASVAVAALFALRASIGEAVAPEDLAREAVAIERERLCNACGAQDQVFAAFGGLLDLAFDAGGCSGVRPLAIGCPDLVPALSAGLLLVDTEVRRVSGEVLDRMDSGSACDAKGELVAAAGEVARGFELGSLSLVLSGMRRGAAAKVRLSRAASAIALSLERRLEGLGVEVLRVCGAGGGGHILVWAPAERHARILEALGPSLVRRPALGAPGVRLDGG is encoded by the coding sequence ATGAGCATCCCCTGCGCCGGCTCCCTCTCCGCGCCGCGAACGCTGCGAAGCCCGCTGTGGCGCGCGGCCTCGAGCGCGCCGATGCGCGTCTCCTTCGCCGGGGGTGGCAGCGACCTGCCCGGCATCGCCCGACAGGACGGCGGGCGCGTCGTGGGCGCCGCGATCGATCTGCGCGTGCGCGTGATCGTGGAGCCGTTCGATCGAGGCTGGGTGCGGCTCGAGCTCGCCGCGCGCGGCGAGGGACGGGCGGAGCCGCACCCGACCGAGGGCGCCGGCGCCGCCGGAGGGGGGCGCGTCCTCCTACGGCGCCGCGCGGATCCTCCGCGCGACGATGTCGCCTTCCGCCTGATCGAGGCGACGCTCTCCGCGGCGGGCGTGGGCGACGGGGTCGCCCTGCGGGTCGAGAGCGAGACGTCTCCCGGGGCCGGCCTGGGCGGCAGCGCGTCGGTGGCGGTGGCGGCGCTCTTCGCGCTGCGCGCCTCGATCGGAGAGGCCGTCGCGCCGGAGGATCTGGCGCGCGAGGCGGTCGCGATCGAGCGCGAGCGCCTGTGCAACGCGTGCGGCGCGCAGGATCAGGTGTTCGCTGCGTTCGGGGGGCTGCTCGATCTCGCCTTCGACGCCGGCGGCTGCTCGGGGGTGCGGCCGCTCGCGATCGGCTGTCCGGACCTCGTGCCCGCGCTCTCGGCGGGGCTGCTGCTCGTGGACACGGAGGTGCGGCGCGTGTCGGGCGAGGTGCTGGATCGGATGGACTCGGGCTCGGCGTGCGACGCGAAGGGCGAGCTCGTGGCGGCGGCCGGCGAGGTCGCGCGCGGCTTCGAGCTCGGCTCGCTCTCGCTGGTGCTCTCGGGCATGCGCCGGGGCGCGGCCGCGAAGGTGCGCCTCTCGAGGGCGGCGAGCGCGATCGCGCTCTCGCTGGAGCGGCGGCTCGAGGGCCTCGGGGTCGAGGTCCTCCGGGTGTGCGGCGCAGGCGGCGGCGGGCACATCCTCGTGTGGGCGCCCGCCGAGCGCCACGCGCGCATCCTCGAGGCGCTCGGCCCGTCCCTCGTGCGGCGGCCCGCGCTCGGCGCCCCCGGCGTGCGGCTCGACGGGGGCTGA